The Puntigrus tetrazona isolate hp1 chromosome 4, ASM1883169v1, whole genome shotgun sequence genome includes a window with the following:
- the cmah gene encoding cytidine monophosphate-N-acetylneuraminic acid hydroxylase has translation MTSQVSKTVLRLEAEDVRALKDGINFKKNQKDGKCYIIYKSEGKIRACVNQCKHQGGLFIKDIEDTDGRTVRCTKHYWKLNVATMEYVNPPDSFMQDELETVLSDADGGLELLELNPPDPWTSEPRETQELLDGEMTLTYITHACMELKAGDKRMMFDPWLTGPAFARGWWLLHEPPSDAMDRLIRADLVYISHMHSDHLSYPTLQRLSKERPDIPIYVGDTSRPVFWYLEKSGVNLTNINVVPFGVWQNVDEHLRFMILMDGVHPEMDTCLIVEYKGHMVLNTVDCTRPNNGRLPHGVDLMMSDFAGGASGFPMTFHGGKYTESWKADFIKAERKKLSNYKTQLVKSLQPKIYCPFAGYFTEAHPSDRYIKRTNIKNSAEGLNESIRKSCPNILTWTPVPGSVLDLALALSDPSSRNVFTEPPSGTKINKDSWDFDLYLDELNASVSAEIFQYKSWIQCYYNWAGFKDYNLVIRVIETDDDFKPLKGGYDYLVDFLDLSFPAARPERDHAYEEIKNRVNVMRHVVLNGRLWDDLYIGFNNRMSRDPDVYHHKFWNHFQTELPLSAPDWDAFLQIAREADTSSEGSNSCALS, from the exons ATGACGTCTCAGGTCTCGAAGACTGTCCTGCGACTGGAGGCTGAAGACGTCCGGGCTCTGAAAGATGGAATTAATTTCAAGAAAAACCAAAAGGACGGCAAATGCTACATCATTTACAAGAGCGAAGGAAAGATACGAGCGTGTGTGAACCAGTGCAAACACCAGGGAGGACTCTTTATTAAAGACATAGAAGACACGGACGGCAG AACGGTGCGCTGCACCAAACACTACTGGAAACTTAACGTGGCCACTATGGAGTACGTCAACCCTCCAGACAGCTTCATGCAGGACGAGCTCg AGACAGTGCTGTCGGACGCTGATGGTGGTTTAGAGCTGCTGGAGCTGAATCCTCCAGACCCCTGGACCTCAGAGCCCAGAGAAACACAAGAGCTGCTCGACGGAGAGATGACG CTGACGTACATCACGCACGCGTGCATGGAGCTGAAAGCGGGGGACAAGCGGATGATGTTCGACCCGTGGCTCACGGGCCCCGCGTTCGCGAGAGGCTGGTGGCTCCTCCACGAGCCTCCGTCCGACGCCATGGACAGACTCATCAGAGCCGATCTGGTTTACATCAGCCACATGCATTCAGATCACCTGAG CTACCCGACTTTGCAGCGCCTTTCCAAGGAGCGTCCGGATATTCCCATTTACGTTGGAGACACTTCACGGCCGGTGTTTTG GTATCTGGAGAAAAGCGGAGTGAATTTAACAAACATCAACGTGGTGCCCTTCGGCGTGTGGCAGAAC GTGGATGAACACCTGCGATTCATGATTCTGATGGACGGAGTTCATCCCGAGATGGACACCTGCTTGATCGTGGAGTATAAAG GTCACATGGTCCTGAATACGGTGGACTGCACCAGACCAAACAACGGCCGTCTTCCTCACGGCGTCGACCTGATGATGAGTGACTTCGCCGGCGGTGCCTCCGGTTTTCCCATGACCTTTCACGGCGGAAAATACACCG AGAGCTGGAAGGCAGATTTCATCAAGGCCGAGAGGAAGAAGCTGTCGAACTATAAGACGCAGCTGGTGAAGTCCCTGCAGCCCAAGATCTACTGCCCTTTTGCAGGATACTTCACTGAAGCTCATCCCTCTGACAG GTACATAAAGAGGACGAACATCAAGAACAGCGCGGAAGGTCTGAATGAATCAATAAGAAAGAGCTGTCCAAACATCCTAACCTGGACTCCTGTGCCTGGATCTGTCCTGGACTTAGCCCTTGCTCTCAGTGACCCGTCCAGCAG GAATGTCTTCACTGAGCCGCCCAGCGGCACAAAGATCAATAAGGACAGTTGGGATTTTGACTTGTATTTGGATGAACTGAATGCTTCTGTTTCAGCTGAAATCTTTCAATACAAAAGCTGGATCCAGTGCTATTATAACTGGGCAGGATTTAAAGACTATAATCTGGTTATTCGG GTCATTGAGACGGATGATGATTTCAAGCCTCTGAAAGGAGGTTATGACTATCTGGTGGACTTTCTGGATCTTTCTTTCCCAGCCGCGCGTCCGGAGAGAGACCACGCGTACGAGGAG atcaAGAACCGAGTGAATGTGATGAGACACGTGGTTCTGAACGGCCGGCTCTGGGACGACCTCTACATCGGCTTCAATAACAGAATGAGTCGGGATCCTGACGTTTACCACCACaa GTTCTGGAATCACTTTCAGACAGAGCTGCCTCTATCGGCACCAGACTGGGACGCTTTCCTTCAGATCGCCCGTGAAGCAGACACGAGCAGCGAGGGCAGTAACAGCTGCGCTCTATCTTAA
- the glipr1a gene encoding GLIPR1-like protein 1, with translation MRDRLQLLLCISVLLGSGLGSCDPVFDIKDPAFIEECVREHNKHRSGVKPTAAAMRYMSWDEGLAVTARAWARFCVFKHNIYIRDVKRMHPTFTSVGENLWTGELYSSFKPESAVKMWKDEDVHYSLDANACTAGKVCGHYTQIVWADSYKVGCAAQACPNGVAHFTTRPGVIFVCNYATAGNYAGVSPYKAGVSCSGCGGDRCQDQLCRNPDRDAPQSYNWTPDWDPALSSCNSFCVAVVVIRLVSIPLMFACVYCLRRHYNLFAYE, from the exons ATGAGAGACCGTCTTCAGCTGCTGCTCTGCATCTCAGTTCTGCTGGGCTCCGGTCTGGGCTCCTGCGATCCCGTCTTTGATATCAAGGACCCAGCGTTTATTGAGGAATGCGTGAGAGAGCACAACAAGCACCGCTCCGGCGTCAAGCCCACGGCCGCAGCCATGCGCTACATG tcgtGGGACGAAGGGCTGGCGGTGACGGCGCGGGCTTGGGCTCGCTTCTGCGTTTTTAAACATAACATCTACATCAGGGACGTGAAAAGGATGCATCCCACGTTCACATCCGTGGGAGAGAACCTCTGGACGGGAGAGCTGTACTCCTCGTTCAAACCCGAATCCGCAGTGAAGATGTGGAAAGACGAGGACGTCCATTATAGTCTCGACGCCAACGCGTGCACAGCGGGCAAAGTGTGCGGCCACTACACACAG ATCGTCTGGGCGGATTCGTACAAGGTCGGCTGCGCGGCTCAAGCCTGTCCCAACGGCGTGGCTCACTTCACCACACGGCCTGGAGTCATATTTGTGTGTAATTATGCCACGGC AGGGAACTATGCCGGGGTATCTCCGTATAAAGCAGGCGTCTCATGCAGCGGCTGCGGAGGAGACCGCTGTCAGGACCAGCTCTGTC GAAACCCTGACCGAGACGCGCCGCAGA gTTATAACTGGACTCCAGACTGGGACCCGGCCCTGTCTTCCTGTAACTCGTTCTGTGTGGCGGTTGTGGTGATCAGACTCGTATCAATCCCGCTCATGTTTGCCTGTGTTTACTGCCTTCGGCGTCATTATAACTTGTTTGCCTACGAGTGA